A genomic window from Cloacibacillus evryensis DSM 19522 includes:
- the rpoB gene encoding DNA-directed RNA polymerase subunit beta, which produces MQVKQTSGKAFERRVVFGKEKNLIALPDLVEVQRNSYQWFFQADREPDMRASQGLQELFDEIFPIESYDGSFALEFVRYYVDPVPISLDEARSRDLTWSRPLRATIRLINKKTGEIKEEEIYLGDFPAMTERGTFIINGTERVVVNQLARSAGVYYSADLGIPGQETFVAKLIPDRGAWIEFDLAPGDVLSVKIDNRKKIPVTMMLRAFGIQSTDEIISLFDGKEVEKDLVDDDVRGMLLAEDIVANDGSGAVEIRKNTRLTKEHMEVLWNHGRTKVWVWDIDPALAVTIERDNTDTPDAAMLELFRKLRPNEPARMENAREYITSIFFDSRRYNLGRVGRYKINRRLQLELSNSERLLTVTDIVAIIKGLIRLRDGSEHMDDIDHLGNRRVRAVGELLQNQVRIGLLRMERIARERMTTTPDLATAMAKDLINVRPISAALREFFGSGQLSQFMDQTNPLAELTHRRRLSALGPGGLSRERAGFEARDVHHTHYGRVCPIETPEGPNIGLVTSLATFARINDYGFLVCPRRKVVDGKVTEEIVYLSADDEDEYYVGRADLPMDDEGNVLPSSTGGIYVRHHDNTIEIDPKELDYLDISPKQIVSISTALIPFLEHDDANRALMGSNMQRQAVPLVFPDSPIVGTGIEHRIAKDSGSCVVSRRAGTVTYVDADLIVIRTDDGGQDEYHMPKFRRSNQGTVIHQRPLVYTGQHVDANEIIGDGQACDQGELALGRNVVVAFVSWEGYNFEDAILLSQKLVKEDFYTSIHIEEYEVESRDTKLGPEEISRDIPNVGEDALKNLDEDGIVRVGAEVKAGDILVGKVTPKGESDQSPEEKLLRAIFGEKAREVRDTSLRVPHGEGGKVVEIKRLSREKNSEDLSPGVNEVVKVYVAQFRKITEGDKMAGRHGNKGVVSRIMAEEDMPYLSDGTPVDVVLNPLGVPSRMNLGQVLETMLGFVAMQRGYKVVTPVFESATAEDIADDVKWVQENRYPEMRDDCKITIYDGRTGEPMANQVMVGVMYMLKLIHLVDDKIHARSIGPYSLITQQPLGGKTQFGGQRFGEMEVWALEGYGAAHMLQEMLTVKSDDIRGRLKTYERIVKGENLAKPGVPESFRVLIKELQGLALDVEIMYADGSFGELVLNDDEDERSPRHVSFKPDATVDDLDAVFNQDMTVPAKASGVSDLFHEGSVEYSGLELHETDEERDAAILSDDLFESEPQTGEQGDED; this is translated from the coding sequence ATGCAGGTTAAACAGACTTCGGGCAAAGCATTTGAGCGGCGTGTAGTTTTTGGTAAAGAGAAGAATTTGATAGCACTTCCGGATCTGGTTGAGGTACAGCGCAACTCATACCAGTGGTTTTTTCAGGCCGACAGGGAGCCTGATATGCGCGCGTCACAGGGGCTGCAGGAGCTTTTCGATGAGATTTTCCCTATCGAGAGCTACGACGGTTCCTTCGCTCTGGAATTTGTAAGATATTATGTCGATCCTGTTCCTATCAGTCTGGATGAGGCTCGCAGCCGGGACCTTACGTGGTCGAGACCGCTGCGTGCGACGATCCGCCTGATAAACAAGAAGACCGGCGAGATCAAGGAAGAAGAAATTTATCTTGGTGACTTCCCCGCGATGACGGAGAGGGGAACCTTTATCATCAACGGCACGGAACGTGTCGTTGTAAACCAGCTGGCCCGCTCGGCCGGCGTCTATTACAGCGCGGACCTCGGCATTCCGGGACAGGAGACCTTTGTGGCGAAGCTGATCCCGGACCGCGGAGCGTGGATCGAGTTTGACCTCGCCCCGGGGGACGTTCTCTCCGTAAAGATAGACAACCGCAAGAAGATTCCCGTCACGATGATGCTGAGAGCTTTCGGCATCCAGAGTACGGACGAGATAATCTCTCTCTTTGACGGCAAAGAGGTCGAGAAGGATCTCGTTGACGACGATGTCCGCGGAATGCTTCTCGCGGAGGATATCGTTGCGAACGACGGCTCCGGCGCCGTGGAGATCCGCAAGAACACGCGCCTGACAAAGGAGCACATGGAGGTCCTCTGGAACCACGGGCGCACGAAGGTATGGGTATGGGATATCGATCCCGCCCTCGCCGTGACGATAGAGCGCGACAACACCGACACGCCGGACGCGGCGATGCTTGAGCTTTTCCGCAAGCTGCGCCCCAACGAACCGGCGCGTATGGAGAACGCCCGTGAATATATCACCAGCATATTCTTCGATTCCAGAAGATATAATCTAGGCCGTGTCGGACGCTACAAAATAAATCGCCGCCTGCAGCTCGAACTTTCCAATTCGGAAAGGCTGCTTACGGTAACCGATATCGTGGCGATAATCAAGGGGCTGATCCGCCTTCGCGACGGCAGCGAGCACATGGACGACATCGACCATCTCGGCAACCGCCGCGTGCGCGCGGTCGGCGAGCTGCTTCAGAACCAGGTCCGCATCGGGCTTCTGCGTATGGAGCGCATCGCGCGCGAGCGTATGACGACGACGCCGGATCTTGCCACGGCGATGGCGAAGGATCTCATCAACGTCCGTCCGATATCGGCGGCGCTGCGTGAGTTTTTCGGTTCGGGACAGCTTTCGCAGTTTATGGACCAGACAAACCCGCTTGCGGAGCTAACGCACAGACGCCGTCTTTCCGCCCTCGGCCCCGGCGGCCTCTCGCGCGAGCGCGCGGGATTTGAGGCGCGCGACGTCCACCATACGCATTACGGACGCGTCTGCCCGATCGAAACGCCTGAAGGCCCGAACATCGGGCTCGTCACCTCTCTCGCCACCTTCGCCCGTATCAACGACTACGGCTTCCTTGTCTGCCCGCGCCGCAAGGTGGTGGACGGCAAGGTCACGGAGGAGATCGTCTATCTCTCGGCGGACGACGAGGACGAATACTATGTCGGGCGCGCCGACCTGCCTATGGATGACGAGGGCAACGTCCTCCCGTCCTCGACAGGCGGCATCTATGTCCGTCACCATGACAACACTATAGAGATAGACCCGAAGGAGCTCGACTACCTCGACATATCGCCGAAGCAGATCGTCTCCATTTCGACGGCGCTCATTCCCTTCCTCGAGCACGACGACGCGAACCGCGCGCTGATGGGTTCCAACATGCAGCGCCAGGCGGTCCCCCTCGTCTTCCCGGATTCTCCGATCGTGGGAACGGGCATTGAACACCGTATCGCCAAGGACTCCGGCTCCTGCGTCGTATCGCGCAGAGCCGGCACCGTCACCTATGTCGACGCCGACCTGATAGTCATCAGGACGGACGACGGAGGGCAGGACGAATATCATATGCCGAAGTTCCGCCGTTCGAACCAGGGGACGGTCATCCACCAGCGTCCGCTCGTCTACACCGGGCAGCATGTCGACGCCAACGAGATAATCGGGGACGGGCAGGCCTGCGACCAGGGAGAGCTCGCGCTCGGCCGCAACGTCGTCGTCGCTTTCGTCTCGTGGGAGGGCTATAACTTTGAAGACGCGATCCTGCTCTCTCAAAAGCTGGTAAAAGAGGATTTCTATACCTCGATACATATAGAGGAATACGAGGTCGAGTCACGCGACACCAAGCTCGGCCCGGAAGAGATATCGCGCGATATCCCGAACGTGGGCGAAGACGCCCTGAAGAATCTCGACGAGGACGGCATCGTCCGCGTCGGCGCGGAGGTCAAGGCCGGCGACATCCTCGTAGGCAAGGTGACGCCGAAGGGCGAATCCGACCAGTCTCCGGAAGAGAAGCTGCTCCGCGCGATATTCGGAGAGAAGGCGCGCGAGGTGCGCGACACCTCCCTGCGCGTGCCGCACGGCGAAGGCGGCAAGGTCGTCGAGATCAAGCGCCTCAGCCGCGAAAAGAACAGCGAGGACCTGAGCCCCGGAGTCAACGAGGTCGTAAAGGTCTATGTCGCGCAGTTCCGCAAGATAACCGAGGGCGACAAGATGGCGGGACGCCACGGAAACAAGGGCGTCGTCTCCCGCATCATGGCGGAAGAGGACATGCCCTACCTCTCGGACGGCACGCCGGTAGACGTGGTGCTGAACCCGCTGGGCGTTCCTAGCCGAATGAACCTCGGACAGGTCCTTGAAACGATGCTCGGCTTCGTCGCGATGCAGCGGGGCTATAAGGTGGTAACGCCAGTCTTCGAATCGGCGACGGCCGAAGATATAGCGGACGACGTCAAGTGGGTACAGGAAAACAGGTATCCCGAGATGCGCGACGACTGCAAGATAACGATATACGACGGTCGTACCGGCGAGCCGATGGCGAACCAGGTAATGGTCGGAGTCATGTATATGCTTAAGCTGATACATCTTGTCGACGACAAGATCCACGCGCGTTCGATCGGGCCGTACAGCCTTATCACGCAGCAGCCGCTCGGCGGTAAGACGCAGTTCGGGGGGCAGCGTTTCGGAGAGATGGAAGTCTGGGCCCTTGAGGGTTACGGCGCGGCCCACATGCTGCAGGAGATGCTGACTGTGAAGTCGGACGATATCCGCGGCCGCCTCAAGACTTACGAACGCATCGTGAAGGGCGAGAATCTCGCGAAGCCGGGCGTTCCCGAATCCTTCCGCGTCCTTATCAAGGAGCTGCAGGGACTGGCGCTGGACGTCGAGATCATGTACGCCGACGGCAGCTTCGGCGAGCTCGTCCTGAATGACGACGAGGACGAGAGAAGCCCGCGCCACGTATCGTTCAAGCCCGACGCGACGGTAGACGACCTCGACGCGGTCTTCAACCAGGATATGACAGTCCCGGCGAAGGCCTCGGGCGTCAGCGACCTCTTCCATGAGGGCTCGGTGGAGTACAGCGGACTTGAGCTGCACGAGACCGACGAGGAACGGGACGCCGCCATACTGAGCGACGATCTATTTGAAAGTGAGCCACAGACCGGTGAGCAGGGGGATGAAGATTAA
- the rpsG gene encoding 30S ribosomal protein S7: MPRKGHVKKRITPPDSVYANPAITKFINCLMLDGKKSTAERILYGALDLAGSRLNLEPAEVFEKAMTNVRPLVEVRPRRVGGATYQVPVEVKPDRAQALAIRWIINFSRSRKGIPMVERLARELGDACKGEGGSVKKREDTHRMAEANRAFAHYRW, translated from the coding sequence ATGCCGCGTAAAGGTCATGTAAAAAAACGTATTACACCGCCCGATTCAGTCTACGCGAACCCCGCGATCACAAAGTTCATCAACTGTCTGATGCTCGACGGCAAGAAGAGCACGGCGGAGAGGATTTTGTACGGAGCACTGGATCTGGCCGGAAGCAGACTCAACCTTGAGCCTGCCGAAGTATTTGAGAAGGCAATGACAAACGTTCGTCCTCTGGTCGAAGTTCGTCCTCGCCGCGTAGGCGGTGCGACCTACCAGGTCCCCGTCGAAGTGAAGCCCGACAGGGCGCAGGCGCTGGCGATCCGCTGGATAATCAACTTCTCACGCTCACGCAAAGGTATCCCGATGGTAGAGCGCCTTGCGCGCGAACTCGGCGACGCATGCAAGGGCGAGGGCGGTTCGGTTAAAAAGCGTGAGGATACGCACCGTATGGCGGAAGCCAACCGTGCATTCGCCCATTACCGTTGGTAG
- the rpsL gene encoding 30S ribosomal protein S12, with amino-acid sequence MPTISQLIRNGREEKRRRSSAPALQENPQRRGVCTRVYTVTPKKPNSALRKVARVRLTNGIEVTAYIPGVGHNLQEHSVVLVRGGRVKDLPGVRYHIVRGTLDCGGVENRRQSRSLYGARRPK; translated from the coding sequence TTGCCAACAATCAGCCAGCTTATTCGTAACGGCAGAGAGGAAAAGAGACGTCGCTCAAGCGCGCCTGCTCTTCAGGAGAATCCCCAGCGCCGCGGTGTCTGCACCCGCGTTTACACGGTGACTCCTAAGAAGCCGAACTCTGCTCTTCGTAAGGTCGCTCGTGTGCGCCTTACCAACGGAATCGAAGTTACAGCTTATATACCGGGAGTCGGTCACAACCTTCAGGAACACTCAGTAGTGCTAGTTCGCGGAGGCCGTGTGAAGGACCTGCCTGGCGTACGCTATCACATAGTCAGAGGTACGCTTGACTGCGGCGGAGTTGAAAACCGTCGCCAGAGCCGTTCGCTCTACGGTGCGCGCAGACCGAAATAA
- the rpoC gene encoding DNA-directed RNA polymerase subunit beta' — MANVSHEIAGVRMKLSSPERVRELSSGEVKKPETINYRSLRPEKDGLFCERIFGPIRSYECACGKYKRSGPKFRGVVCERCGVEVTDNRVRREKMGHIELAAPVVHIWYLRGIPSRLSLLLGASTKELEKVVYFAPTRRREKVYKVVNEGRRIDLARRGSLMSASEERIHRFYDPKFKAEEAYRITKVEEVPVDDGDIVTAAQVSRLRSDYGDDLFKVEPAFRVYKESDAENSVEMVSDTKKKVMLARDPELKAERAVLNNQEAYIVTAVVRLPFAKNDVISESEFRLYAQKYPKRFQTAEETETIEDPCYIVIEGGDSPFVRGDIVLEREEIICAAYDKGFQAGIGAEGVYTLLCQINIDTLVDQLREEIAECSGQKKRKLIKRLQVAEDFRKSDSRPEWMVLSVLPVIPPDLRPMVQLDGGRFATSDLNDLYRRVINRNNRLRKLQELKAPEIIVRNEKRMLQESVDALIDNGRRGKAVLGAGNRPLKSLTDLLRGKKGRFRQNLLGKRVDYSGRSVIVIGPHLKIYQCGLPKQMALELFKPFVMHKLVESGLAPNVKSARRFIERGRDEVWGILEGIIKDHPVMLNRAPTLHRLGIQAFEPVLIEGKAIRLHPLVCTAFNADFDGDQMAVHVPLSLEAQTEARVLMLSSNNLLSPASGKPVVTPTQDIILGVYYLTTLREGLKGEDMYFRDTEDVLSALDHGIVHVNSRIRLMKNPAWECETMDGKWIETSPGRVLFNCALHPGFRYKNETINKKEMGKLLDEAYDKVGQTGMVEMLDAIKTLGYRWSTVSGISLGVGDVIVPKEKKEILDVTLVQEEDLTSQYEMGILTEDEYMRQKDILWSDAGRRIADKIMDSMQVTNPLRIMVDSGARGSRGQVAQMAGIRGLMADPSGRIIRYPIVANFKEGLNTLEYFISTHGARKGLADTALRTAKSGYLTRRLVDVAQDLIVMDEDCGTYSGVEIRPLLQQDGKATIPMSERLAGRISVADVKNPKTGEPLLERNEEISVEKAKYIESLGITSVWVRSPLTCGLRHGICRACYGRDLATRKRVAIGESVGVVAAQSIGEPGTQLTMRTFHTGGVRQFTGEDITQGLPRIEQLFEVRRPKKVAILAEDTGTLVEIREMDGKRKLIIAKQGEDGTEERISYNIPASQNLLSGVEEGCQITKGMLLTEGYIDPQQLLEVEGLEAVQHYLLDGIQEVYRSQGVSINDKHIETILRKVAPVNRVRVVKEGDSAFVSGELVWKEDLENAITEIREENDNSLNESYSFLKDYKFVDIPGEAMPEGDLKEAVFTREGLGELLQPGSPATEIIIEDEEGPVRVTIGDANFRRSMEGLEIIEDFVSPESGETLVAAGTRLASADLAAIVGCPPKPLFIRDMNLLEGNKEKSWFAADVEDDGSVIIKMDSLLDDEAIALLKSHNTRQIKLWKAPEVINLTDAMHHVLIEHFFGKAITQALNADGEVIEDIPHVIDGSVVRGLVEGAISGVECDDMILTKERIVKLLLTERALGKILLEPVTDDSGEIVAEAAQEITSSVLEKIASSAAGSITLRSKAAASEYKKLLQRVSFVRRLREEPQWRPVVHGVTKAALATDSFLSAASFQQTAQVLAAAAVRGDVDSLVGLKENVIIGLLIPAGTGIERHRKVEIKEEQEAPSELELMEASFKE; from the coding sequence ATGGCAAATGTGAGTCATGAAATCGCCGGAGTAAGAATGAAGCTTTCCTCTCCCGAGAGAGTCAGGGAACTCTCCAGCGGGGAGGTCAAGAAGCCGGAGACCATAAACTACAGGTCGCTCCGCCCGGAGAAGGACGGCCTTTTCTGCGAGCGTATCTTTGGCCCCATCAGGAGCTACGAGTGCGCCTGCGGCAAATATAAGCGCAGCGGGCCGAAGTTCCGCGGCGTCGTCTGCGAGCGCTGCGGCGTCGAAGTGACCGACAACCGCGTACGCCGTGAGAAGATGGGGCATATAGAGCTGGCGGCGCCGGTCGTGCATATCTGGTATCTGCGCGGCATCCCGAGCCGTCTCAGCCTTCTGCTGGGAGCCTCGACAAAGGAGCTCGAAAAGGTAGTCTACTTCGCCCCGACGCGCCGCCGCGAGAAGGTCTATAAGGTGGTCAACGAAGGACGCCGGATAGACCTCGCGCGCCGCGGTTCGCTGATGTCGGCCTCGGAGGAGCGCATCCACCGTTTCTATGACCCGAAATTCAAGGCCGAAGAGGCTTACCGCATCACAAAGGTCGAAGAGGTGCCCGTGGACGACGGCGACATCGTCACGGCGGCCCAGGTCAGCCGCCTCCGCAGCGATTACGGAGACGATCTGTTCAAGGTCGAGCCGGCCTTCCGCGTATATAAGGAGAGCGACGCCGAAAACAGCGTCGAGATGGTCTCGGATACGAAGAAAAAGGTGATGCTGGCGCGCGATCCCGAGCTGAAAGCCGAACGCGCCGTGCTCAACAATCAGGAGGCCTATATCGTCACCGCCGTCGTGCGTCTGCCCTTCGCGAAGAACGACGTCATCTCGGAGAGCGAATTCCGTCTTTACGCGCAGAAATATCCGAAGCGCTTCCAGACGGCCGAAGAGACCGAGACGATCGAAGATCCGTGCTATATCGTGATCGAGGGCGGCGACTCGCCCTTCGTGCGCGGGGATATCGTTCTTGAGCGCGAAGAGATCATCTGCGCCGCCTATGACAAGGGATTCCAGGCAGGGATCGGCGCTGAGGGCGTCTATACGCTGCTTTGCCAGATAAACATCGACACGCTCGTCGACCAGCTCCGCGAGGAGATAGCCGAGTGTTCGGGCCAGAAAAAGCGAAAGCTAATCAAGCGGCTTCAGGTGGCGGAGGATTTCCGTAAGAGCGATTCGCGTCCCGAATGGATGGTCCTTTCCGTGCTGCCCGTCATCCCGCCGGACCTTCGTCCGATGGTGCAGCTTGACGGCGGACGTTTCGCGACCTCCGACCTCAACGACCTCTACCGCAGGGTCATAAACCGCAACAACCGCCTGCGCAAGCTCCAGGAGCTCAAAGCGCCTGAGATCATCGTGCGCAATGAAAAGAGGATGCTGCAGGAATCTGTGGACGCCCTCATTGACAACGGCCGCCGCGGAAAGGCCGTGCTCGGCGCAGGCAACCGCCCGCTCAAGAGCCTGACGGACCTTCTGCGCGGCAAGAAGGGGCGTTTCCGCCAGAACCTTCTCGGAAAGCGCGTCGACTATTCGGGCCGTTCCGTCATCGTGATCGGGCCGCACCTCAAGATATACCAGTGCGGGCTTCCGAAGCAGATGGCCTTGGAGCTCTTCAAGCCGTTCGTCATGCACAAGCTCGTCGAAAGCGGGCTCGCGCCGAACGTCAAGAGCGCGCGCCGTTTCATCGAGCGCGGACGCGACGAGGTATGGGGAATCCTCGAGGGAATCATCAAAGATCATCCCGTCATGCTGAACCGCGCCCCGACGCTGCACCGTCTCGGTATCCAGGCTTTTGAGCCCGTGCTTATCGAAGGTAAGGCGATCCGCCTCCACCCGCTCGTCTGCACGGCCTTCAACGCCGACTTCGACGGAGACCAGATGGCCGTCCACGTACCGCTTTCGCTGGAGGCCCAGACGGAGGCGAGGGTGCTTATGCTCTCGTCGAACAACCTGCTCTCGCCCGCGAGCGGAAAGCCGGTCGTCACGCCGACACAGGACATCATCCTCGGCGTCTACTATCTGACTACGCTCAGAGAGGGACTCAAGGGCGAGGACATGTACTTCCGCGACACGGAAGACGTCCTTTCGGCGCTCGATCATGGGATCGTCCATGTCAATTCCAGGATACGGCTCATGAAGAACCCCGCGTGGGAATGCGAGACGATGGACGGGAAGTGGATAGAGACCTCGCCAGGACGCGTGCTCTTCAACTGTGCGCTGCATCCCGGCTTCCGATATAAAAATGAGACTATAAATAAGAAAGAAATGGGCAAGCTCCTCGACGAAGCCTACGACAAGGTCGGGCAGACCGGCATGGTCGAGATGCTCGACGCGATCAAGACGCTCGGCTACCGCTGGTCTACGGTCAGCGGCATCAGCCTCGGTGTCGGCGACGTCATCGTGCCGAAGGAGAAGAAGGAGATACTTGACGTAACGCTCGTGCAGGAAGAGGATCTCACCAGCCAGTATGAAATGGGCATCCTCACGGAGGACGAGTACATGCGCCAGAAGGATATCCTCTGGTCTGACGCCGGACGCCGCATCGCCGACAAGATCATGGACAGCATGCAGGTGACGAACCCGCTGCGCATCATGGTCGACTCGGGAGCCCGAGGCTCGCGCGGACAGGTCGCCCAGATGGCGGGTATCCGCGGACTGATGGCCGACCCATCGGGACGCATCATCCGCTATCCGATCGTCGCGAACTTCAAAGAGGGCCTGAACACGCTGGAATACTTCATCTCAACGCACGGAGCGCGAAAGGGACTCGCCGACACGGCCCTCCGTACCGCCAAGTCCGGTTATCTGACGCGCCGCCTCGTCGACGTCGCGCAGGATCTCATCGTGATGGATGAGGACTGCGGCACGTACAGCGGAGTCGAGATCCGTCCGCTGCTCCAGCAGGACGGCAAGGCGACCATCCCGATGTCCGAACGCCTCGCGGGGCGCATCAGCGTAGCCGACGTTAAAAACCCGAAGACCGGCGAACCGCTGCTTGAGAGAAACGAAGAGATAAGCGTCGAAAAGGCTAAATATATAGAATCGCTCGGCATCACCTCGGTCTGGGTGCGCAGCCCGCTCACCTGCGGCCTCCGCCACGGCATCTGCCGCGCCTGCTACGGCCGCGACCTCGCGACGCGCAAGCGGGTCGCCATCGGCGAATCCGTCGGCGTCGTCGCCGCCCAGTCGATCGGAGAACCCGGCACGCAGCTTACGATGCGTACCTTCCATACGGGAGGCGTCCGCCAGTTCACGGGAGAGGACATCACGCAGGGCCTGCCGAGGATCGAGCAGCTCTTTGAAGTCCGCCGCCCGAAGAAGGTGGCGATACTCGCAGAAGACACCGGCACGCTGGTCGAGATCCGCGAGATGGACGGCAAACGCAAGCTGATCATCGCCAAGCAGGGCGAAGACGGCACGGAAGAGCGTATCTCCTATAACATCCCCGCATCCCAGAACCTCCTTTCGGGAGTTGAGGAGGGATGCCAGATCACAAAGGGCATGCTGCTGACCGAGGGATACATCGACCCGCAGCAGCTGCTCGAGGTCGAAGGGCTTGAGGCCGTACAGCATTACCTGCTTGACGGCATCCAGGAGGTCTACCGCTCACAGGGCGTTTCGATCAACGACAAGCATATCGAAACGATCCTCCGCAAGGTCGCGCCGGTCAACCGCGTGCGCGTGGTGAAGGAGGGCGACAGCGCCTTCGTCTCAGGCGAACTTGTTTGGAAAGAGGACCTTGAAAACGCGATAACCGAGATCAGGGAGGAGAACGATAATTCGCTGAATGAATCCTACTCCTTCCTGAAGGACTATAAATTCGTCGATATCCCGGGAGAGGCCATGCCCGAGGGCGACCTCAAAGAGGCCGTCTTTACGAGAGAGGGCCTTGGCGAGCTGCTGCAGCCCGGCAGCCCCGCGACGGAGATCATCATCGAGGACGAAGAGGGGCCGGTGCGCGTCACCATCGGAGACGCAAACTTCAGGCGTTCGATGGAGGGCCTTGAGATCATAGAGGATTTCGTTTCGCCGGAGAGCGGCGAGACGCTCGTCGCGGCAGGCACGAGGCTGGCCTCGGCCGATCTCGCGGCGATCGTCGGCTGCCCGCCGAAGCCGCTCTTCATCCGTGACATGAACCTTCTTGAGGGAAATAAAGAGAAGTCGTGGTTTGCGGCCGACGTCGAGGATGACGGAAGCGTCATCATCAAGATGGATTCGCTGCTTGACGATGAGGCCATCGCCCTGCTCAAGAGCCACAACACCCGCCAGATAAAGCTCTGGAAGGCTCCCGAAGTGATCAATCTGACCGACGCGATGCACCACGTACTCATCGAGCACTTCTTCGGCAAAGCGATCACGCAGGCGCTCAACGCCGACGGCGAAGTTATCGAGGACATCCCGCACGTCATCGACGGTTCGGTCGTCCGCGGGCTCGTCGAGGGCGCCATCTCCGGCGTGGAATGCGACGACATGATCCTCACCAAGGAGCGCATCGTCAAGCTGCTGCTTACGGAGAGAGCTCTCGGCAAGATACTGCTTGAGCCCGTCACCGACGACAGCGGCGAGATCGTGGCAGAGGCGGCGCAGGAGATTACAAGCTCCGTGCTTGAGAAGATCGCGTCGTCGGCGGCCGGCAGCATAACGCTGCGTTCGAAGGCCGCCGCCTCCGAGTACAAGAAGCTCCTTCAGAGGGTGTCGTTCGTCCGCCGGCTCCGCGAAGAGCCCCAGTGGCGTCCCGTCGTTCACGGCGTCACCAAGGCGGCGCTCGCGACGGACAGCTTCCTCTCCGCCGCCTCCTTCCAGCAGACGGCGCAGGTGCTTGCCGCCGCCGCGGTCAGGGGCGACGTGGACAGCCTCGTCGGACTCAAGGAGAACGTAATAATCGGGCTTCTCATTCCCGCGGGGACGGGCATCGAACGGCACCGCAAGGTGGAGATAAAAGAGGAACAGGAAGCCCCTTCCGAGCTTGAACTTATGGAGGCGTCATTCAAAGAATAG
- a CDS encoding L7Ae/L30e/S12e/Gadd45 family ribosomal protein yields the protein MPLNELASSPRCAGQNSVLRNIARGEALKVFLAADADEKLALRIRAASNERNIPVETAADSQQLGRACALTRKTAVAAILK from the coding sequence GTGCCCTTAAATGAATTAGCCTCCTCGCCGAGATGTGCGGGACAGAACAGCGTTCTGCGCAATATCGCCAGGGGAGAGGCGCTCAAGGTTTTTCTCGCGGCCGACGCCGATGAGAAGCTGGCGTTAAGAATAAGGGCCGCCTCGAATGAGCGGAATATCCCCGTCGAGACGGCGGCGGATTCACAACAACTGGGAAGAGCCTGCGCCCTGACGAGAAAAACGGCGGTCGCGGCGATTCTTAAATAG